Proteins encoded together in one Ferroglobus placidus DSM 10642 window:
- a CDS encoding protoheme IX farnesyltransferase produces the protein MVTTSSKLLNYFLLTKPKLTALLLLTALVEALSVYNGSAGVLLALTLSVLLSCSGVNAITAYLDRDIDAVMSRTKHRPLPKKAVKEKNALIFGTLLLFAGLALASLINTYVLFWGIVGAAFVLSYNYKLKRLTPYNILIASPGGAAPLLGAYSAMSNELISLQSFLLAMLIVFWTPVHIWSLAAFYRDDYKKAGVPMLPVVKDRKKVVNAIAVFTSLYVLTTFAVFSTLSDDAFSLAIVALLNYPLIKLLLKLSDIRAHYKLFKLSNPHLGVVFILYLFLSIGWW, from the coding sequence ATGGTCACTACATCGAGTAAACTTCTCAACTATTTTTTGCTTACGAAGCCCAAGCTAACGGCATTACTCTTACTTACGGCTTTAGTCGAAGCTCTTTCCGTTTACAACGGAAGCGCAGGGGTTCTATTAGCTCTAACTCTTTCAGTGCTTCTGAGCTGTTCAGGAGTTAATGCGATAACAGCATACCTCGACAGGGATATAGATGCCGTGATGAGCAGAACCAAACACAGACCGTTGCCAAAAAAAGCCGTAAAAGAAAAGAACGCTTTAATCTTCGGAACTCTTCTACTCTTCGCCGGACTTGCCTTAGCCTCTCTGATTAACACTTACGTTCTATTCTGGGGAATCGTCGGAGCCGCTTTCGTTCTCAGCTACAACTACAAATTGAAGAGGTTAACACCCTACAACATACTCATAGCCTCTCCCGGTGGAGCTGCTCCTCTCCTTGGAGCTTACTCGGCAATGTCCAACGAGCTGATTTCCCTCCAATCTTTCCTTCTTGCGATGCTCATAGTATTCTGGACTCCGGTACACATCTGGAGTCTCGCAGCTTTTTACAGAGATGACTATAAAAAAGCGGGCGTACCAATGCTGCCTGTCGTAAAGGATAGAAAGAAAGTCGTTAACGCTATAGCCGTATTCACTTCTCTCTACGTACTCACAACTTTCGCAGTTTTCTCAACCCTCAGCGACGACGCTTTTAGCTTGGCTATCGTAGCATTGCTGAATTATCCGCTCATTAAGCTTCTTTTGAAGCTAAGCGATATCAGAGCTCATTACAAACTTTTCAAACTGAGCAATCCCCACTTAGGAGTAGTCTTTATATTGTACCTCTTCCTTTCGATAGGGTGGTGGTAG
- a CDS encoding ZIP family metal transporter: MLLYALAAGIFTWLLTTAGASAVLLTKEVNRKVLDASLGFAAGIMVAASFFSLLLPSIEISESWFPAVIGFLLGGLFLKLLDSTIPHLHVGFDVEASEGAKIPLKKTTLLFLAVTIHNVPEGLSIGVSFGESVVAALTLALGIGIQNVPEGMAISLPLRGEGFSRGKSFIYGSLSGLVEPAFSVLGFLAISIFSQILPYALAFAAGAMIYVVFEELIPESHLHGNEDLATLSAMLGFAVMMFLDLY; this comes from the coding sequence ATGCTCCTCTACGCTCTTGCAGCTGGAATCTTCACGTGGTTATTAACTACTGCCGGAGCTTCGGCAGTGCTGCTAACGAAAGAGGTCAATAGAAAGGTTCTCGACGCGTCTCTCGGATTTGCAGCTGGGATTATGGTAGCAGCAAGTTTCTTTTCACTTCTGCTTCCTTCAATAGAAATTTCCGAGAGCTGGTTTCCGGCTGTCATAGGCTTTCTCCTCGGCGGTCTGTTTTTAAAGCTCTTGGATTCGACGATTCCTCATTTGCACGTTGGGTTCGATGTTGAAGCTTCTGAAGGTGCGAAAATTCCGCTAAAGAAGACCACGCTTCTTTTCTTGGCAGTGACGATCCACAACGTTCCGGAAGGTTTGTCCATTGGCGTCTCCTTCGGAGAGAGCGTTGTTGCCGCTTTAACTTTAGCACTCGGAATAGGAATTCAGAACGTCCCGGAGGGTATGGCAATTTCTTTGCCTTTAAGGGGAGAGGGGTTTTCGAGAGGAAAGAGCTTTATTTACGGCTCCCTTTCCGGGCTCGTAGAGCCTGCTTTTTCGGTTTTGGGATTCCTTGCTATATCTATTTTCAGCCAGATTTTGCCCTACGCTTTGGCATTTGCAGCCGGAGCGATGATATACGTTGTCTTCGAGGAGTTAATTCCGGAATCCCACCTCCACGGAAACGAAGACCTTGCAACCCTTTCAGCGATGCTCGGATTTGCGGTAATGATGTTTCTCGATTTGTATTAA
- a CDS encoding c-type cytochrome has product MKYIYEAFFFSSFIVGIGIALALYVYYARKAKRAEAEEIPFERLGKFALAFSIVLILILTPLSIDPKRNPDPEAVTYNGKTALDGWKVAMNYNCMDCHTIVGNGAYYAPELVYIARKAGDGDMIKKLLETYAGTKYMPFYLSEEEIDALTAWMLYLKDLNTNNWPPMKENDYSFATSFDKNAVRWYESFDAWVVYWILTVFFTVFLVFGLFYWYERG; this is encoded by the coding sequence ATGAAGTACATCTACGAGGCGTTCTTTTTCAGCTCTTTTATAGTGGGCATAGGGATTGCCTTGGCTCTCTACGTCTACTACGCAAGGAAGGCGAAGAGAGCAGAGGCTGAAGAGATTCCATTCGAAAGACTTGGAAAATTTGCTTTGGCTTTTTCGATAGTACTGATCTTAATTTTGACGCCCCTGTCTATCGATCCGAAGAGAAACCCCGATCCAGAGGCTGTGACCTACAACGGGAAAACCGCTTTGGATGGATGGAAAGTGGCTATGAACTACAACTGCATGGACTGCCATACGATAGTAGGAAACGGAGCGTACTACGCTCCCGAATTAGTTTACATAGCCAGAAAAGCTGGGGATGGAGACATGATAAAGAAGCTGCTTGAAACGTACGCTGGAACGAAGTACATGCCTTTCTATCTAAGCGAAGAGGAAATAGACGCTCTAACGGCTTGGATGCTCTACCTCAAAGACCTCAACACCAACAACTGGCCTCCGATGAAAGAAAACGATTACAGTTTTGCGACGAGCTTTGATAAGAATGCTGTTAGGTGGTACGAGAGCTTCGACGCATGGGTAGTATACTGGATTCTGACGGTCTTCTTCACGGTCTTCCTCGTCTTCGGTTTGTTTTACTGGTATGAGAGGGGGTGA
- a CDS encoding c-type cytochrome produces the protein MRWLLIFLLFAFPVAAEDGKSIYEKKCQMCHGEKGDGQKDKGVDFSDPEFWKDKSYEEVYDAIKNGKGKMPAFPELSDEEIKSVIEYIRSLAPTPTPTATPTSTTPEKIVTEKKSPGFGILLILAAGALALRKIR, from the coding sequence GTGAGGTGGCTGTTGATCTTCTTACTTTTTGCTTTTCCGGTGGCGGCTGAAGATGGTAAATCGATCTACGAGAAAAAATGCCAGATGTGCCACGGAGAAAAAGGAGACGGGCAGAAAGACAAGGGAGTTGACTTCTCAGACCCAGAGTTTTGGAAGGACAAGAGCTACGAAGAAGTATACGATGCGATAAAAAACGGGAAAGGTAAGATGCCGGCTTTCCCCGAATTGAGCGATGAGGAGATTAAAAGCGTAATAGAGTACATAAGATCCCTCGCTCCAACACCAACGCCAACAGCAACACCAACTTCAACAACACCTGAAAAAATAGTGACCGAAAAGAAGTCTCCCGGCTTTGGCATTCTTTTGATTCTCGCAGCCGGAGCTTTGGCTCTAAGAAAAATTAGGTAA
- a CDS encoding S-methyl-5-thioribose-1-phosphate isomerase, with protein sequence MRTIFWDNCVKLIDQTKLPEKFEILECKRVEELAEAIKKLAVRGAPALEAAGAYGIALAAHERDFSSVDEMKEHLKKSAELLASTRPTAVNLFVGIERALNAALKGESVEEIRKLALKEAEKIAEEDVERNKLMGRFGAKLIEDGDTILTICNTGRLATVDWGTALGVIRSAVEEGKRVKVIACETRPLNQGSRLTAWELMQDGIDVTLIADSMAGIVMQRGMVDKVIVGADRIVRDAVFNKIGTYTLAVLAKEHGIPFFVAAPLTTFDWEREAKDVEIEERSKEELIYCHITCKNRLIAPKDVEVFNPAFDATPLKYVSAIITERGVVFPPYEENVPKILKK encoded by the coding sequence ATGCGAACGATATTTTGGGATAACTGCGTGAAGCTGATAGACCAGACCAAGCTGCCGGAGAAGTTCGAAATTCTTGAGTGCAAAAGAGTTGAGGAGCTTGCAGAGGCTATAAAAAAACTCGCTGTAAGGGGTGCTCCAGCTTTAGAAGCAGCCGGAGCCTACGGAATTGCTTTAGCAGCTCACGAGAGAGACTTCAGTTCTGTGGACGAGATGAAAGAGCATTTGAAGAAATCCGCTGAACTTCTCGCTTCCACTCGTCCCACAGCGGTGAACCTTTTCGTGGGAATTGAGAGAGCGTTAAATGCGGCTTTAAAAGGAGAAAGCGTTGAAGAAATTAGAAAGCTTGCGTTGAAAGAAGCTGAAAAAATAGCGGAAGAAGATGTAGAGAGAAACAAACTCATGGGGAGGTTTGGAGCGAAGCTTATCGAAGACGGAGACACGATTTTGACGATTTGCAACACAGGAAGGCTCGCTACAGTCGATTGGGGAACAGCTTTGGGAGTTATAAGGAGTGCTGTTGAGGAGGGGAAGAGAGTTAAGGTCATAGCCTGCGAAACGAGACCGCTAAATCAGGGATCGAGACTTACTGCCTGGGAACTAATGCAGGATGGAATAGACGTGACGCTCATAGCCGATAGCATGGCGGGAATAGTCATGCAGAGGGGGATGGTTGACAAGGTTATAGTGGGAGCGGACAGAATTGTTAGGGATGCGGTGTTCAACAAAATAGGCACTTATACATTGGCTGTTCTCGCCAAAGAGCACGGAATTCCCTTCTTCGTCGCCGCACCACTTACGACCTTCGACTGGGAAAGGGAGGCTAAAGATGTCGAAATAGAAGAGAGAAGTAAAGAGGAGCTCATTTACTGCCACATCACCTGCAAAAACAGGCTAATAGCTCCGAAGGATGTGGAGGTGTTCAATCCAGCTTTCGACGCCACTCCTCTAAAGTACGTTTCGGCTATAATAACCGAAAGGGGAGTCGTATTTCCTCCTTACGAGGAGAACGTTCCCAAAATTTTGAAAAAATAA
- a CDS encoding cbb3-type cytochrome c oxidase subunit I, with amino-acid sequence MPEYRSQMLALPFAVVALVLFFVQLVAGGLLALYYLNPDLLSGIANFNLIRAYHINALILWLFSATFAAVFYLTPILAKRELWGQSLVKLLAVVLVLVVIGIFATLPLMQSGTNIWIANQPMLVEGKEYVEAGRLWDIFIFIGFIIVAVVVLKTLPSPKEWPLALWALVIGAAGTFILYIPGNLFFKSVVVSEYFRWWTVHYWVEGSLEVAYAGAIGLVLMLLIPDPRVKKVVDKYIFYDVILAATSGVIGQGHHYFWIGTPTFWILLGGVISVLEIVPLALMALESLRIAKELKQPFPNIPSLYFMVGILIFGFIGVSLLGLIQTWPWTNWWEHGTWVTPSHGHECMMAFAMGGIALLYLALPDLTGKPIDRTLVLWSKRAFWLMFIGQVILASTFGLAGTVQIYHYWILAEPWQKVLEARFPFVPGIVFGGAMVFLGYLHLAASMFRHLLMPVEGEEYKPAAVKKSFLTTFDHFPFLVVLAVFFALIGTTGLWSFSSSAVLEFGNLWIPFALSAIAYVGLGVLAVIMASKLARGIEYGHYIE; translated from the coding sequence ATGCCTGAGTATAGATCTCAGATGCTTGCTTTGCCTTTTGCCGTTGTAGCTCTAGTTTTATTCTTCGTTCAGCTCGTAGCCGGGGGTTTACTTGCTTTGTACTACCTCAATCCAGACCTGCTATCGGGAATAGCGAACTTCAACCTTATAAGAGCGTATCACATAAACGCACTGATACTCTGGCTGTTCTCAGCTACGTTTGCAGCAGTTTTCTATCTCACGCCGATACTTGCTAAGAGAGAGCTGTGGGGACAAAGCTTAGTTAAGCTGCTTGCAGTAGTTCTCGTTCTCGTCGTTATAGGAATTTTTGCAACCCTCCCGTTGATGCAGAGCGGAACAAACATATGGATAGCAAATCAGCCAATGCTCGTTGAAGGGAAGGAGTACGTCGAGGCTGGAAGACTTTGGGACATCTTCATATTTATAGGATTCATCATAGTGGCTGTCGTCGTCCTAAAAACTCTACCAAGTCCAAAAGAGTGGCCGTTAGCTTTGTGGGCGCTCGTGATAGGTGCTGCAGGAACGTTCATCCTCTACATCCCGGGGAACTTGTTCTTCAAGAGCGTCGTCGTCAGCGAGTACTTCAGGTGGTGGACTGTTCACTACTGGGTTGAGGGAAGCTTGGAGGTAGCCTATGCGGGAGCTATAGGACTCGTTTTAATGCTCCTGATTCCGGATCCGAGGGTTAAGAAAGTCGTTGACAAGTACATCTTCTACGATGTCATTTTGGCAGCCACATCTGGAGTAATTGGGCAAGGGCACCACTACTTCTGGATAGGTACACCGACTTTCTGGATTCTGCTCGGGGGAGTTATAAGCGTTCTCGAAATAGTTCCCCTCGCTCTGATGGCTTTGGAGTCCCTCAGAATAGCCAAGGAACTAAAGCAACCTTTCCCCAACATACCGAGCCTTTACTTCATGGTCGGAATACTCATCTTCGGATTCATCGGAGTTTCCCTCCTCGGCTTAATACAGACTTGGCCCTGGACGAACTGGTGGGAGCACGGAACCTGGGTTACACCGAGCCACGGGCATGAGTGTATGATGGCTTTCGCCATGGGAGGCATTGCTCTGCTGTATCTTGCTTTGCCCGACTTAACTGGAAAACCGATAGATAGAACTCTCGTCTTATGGAGCAAGAGAGCTTTCTGGTTGATGTTCATCGGACAAGTTATCCTTGCATCGACTTTCGGATTAGCCGGAACCGTGCAAATCTACCACTACTGGATCCTTGCAGAACCTTGGCAAAAAGTTCTTGAGGCAAGATTCCCCTTCGTTCCCGGAATAGTTTTCGGAGGTGCTATGGTTTTCCTCGGCTACTTGCATCTGGCAGCCTCAATGTTCCGCCACCTCCTAATGCCGGTTGAAGGAGAGGAGTACAAGCCGGCAGCTGTGAAGAAGAGCTTCCTAACAACCTTCGATCACTTTCCGTTCCTCGTAGTCCTTGCAGTGTTCTTCGCCTTAATAGGCACCACCGGACTATGGAGCTTTTCCTCCTCGGCAGTCCTCGAATTCGGCAACCTCTGGATTCCATTCGCTCTCTCAGCAATAGCTTACGTAGGACTCGGAGTTCTGGCGGTGATCATGGCGAGCAAACTTGCAAGGGGGATCGAGTATGGTCACTACATCGAGTAA
- a CDS encoding prohibitin family protein — protein sequence MYVPYPQTKKSGKGKIAALAALFGFFILLVLSSSVVVIDQTEVGVVKIFGRVQEKPLHPGLHFVTPFVTEVVRMPVYEKTMEMIGEKHIKALTSEGLPVFFDMAIQYKVVPEKAPEVYSTLKNYEIWMESRIRAHIRDIIAQYKAEDLYTENRELIQADIERRLDEEFRPYGILITAVLIRNIDLPESVERAIQAKIEAKQEAERMQFIVQKERLEAERKKVEAQGIAEANRIIGESLRNNPEYIQWYYLQVLDDFAKSGNSVILVPVPGNFYPGVNVTSTPPLILPTTK from the coding sequence ATGTACGTGCCCTACCCTCAAACAAAAAAGAGCGGGAAGGGAAAAATCGCCGCCCTCGCTGCGCTTTTCGGATTCTTCATCCTTTTGGTTCTCTCCTCTTCCGTTGTAGTTATAGATCAAACGGAAGTGGGAGTCGTGAAAATCTTTGGAAGGGTTCAGGAAAAACCTCTACACCCCGGACTGCACTTCGTCACTCCCTTCGTGACGGAAGTCGTGAGAATGCCTGTTTACGAGAAAACCATGGAGATGATAGGAGAAAAGCACATAAAAGCTTTGACTTCCGAAGGTCTGCCAGTGTTTTTCGACATGGCTATTCAATACAAAGTGGTGCCAGAAAAAGCTCCGGAAGTTTACTCAACGCTGAAAAACTACGAAATCTGGATGGAAAGCAGAATAAGAGCGCATATAAGGGATATAATAGCCCAATACAAGGCGGAAGATCTTTACACGGAGAACAGAGAGCTCATCCAAGCGGACATCGAGAGGAGACTCGACGAAGAGTTCAGACCCTACGGAATTTTGATAACGGCTGTTTTGATCAGAAACATCGATTTGCCCGAAAGCGTTGAAAGGGCTATTCAAGCTAAAATCGAGGCTAAGCAAGAGGCGGAAAGAATGCAGTTCATCGTTCAGAAAGAGAGGCTCGAGGCAGAGAGAAAAAAGGTCGAAGCTCAAGGAATCGCTGAGGCTAACAGGATAATAGGAGAGTCGTTGAGAAACAATCCGGAGTACATCCAGTGGTATTACTTGCAAGTTCTCGACGACTTTGCAAAATCCGGAAACTCAGTCATCTTAGTTCCAGTACCGGGGAACTTTTATCCTGGCGTAAATGTGACATCTACGCCTCCGTTGATTCTTCCGACAACAAAATAA